In Kwoniella dejecticola CBS 10117 chromosome 6, complete sequence, a genomic segment contains:
- a CDS encoding tRNA pseudouridine(38-40) synthase yields MAEASDSSKRPRSPTPPLNAENDVVPQTDADEVQEPPSKKAHVEVKSVAKVEIDPEEAMFNLQSQSDDKKKKTWGRGQGYGNGGKGKGKEKDTNVKFERRNNDWTPREKKEGEEGGARLPKRRCALLVGYCGTGYSGMQIQTHGSRTIEGDVFEALVKAGAISADNANDHRKSDVARAARTDAGVHAAGNCISLKMIVKPPLPEGFKTLAEYVNSILPDQIRMWGFVRTVKSFNARTAADSRIYEYLLPSYCLLPPGRTDPLGKRLDKSSPGWRDLLGKEAVEFVDAAPSFDDEEEDGKINPKNRGEFERRRGWRVDSKTLERFRDLIAQYKGTHNFHNFTVGKPFNDRTVKRFMIRLEVKDPQVYGDIEWISVQIHGQSFMLHQIRKMISMAMLACRTASPPSLIPETFGPKRIHVPKAPPLGLLLEAPQFGVYNHRISTKANGLQDDRDPVNFGLYAELMHDFKVKWIYEKLRQEELESHVFHKWMRQMDCSMSNGLAFLNTQGIIPPEADLSKGAKEARKAAAAASAAKDNGEGGVEGAETKEEVEEDMDSEDEEVDMEALKRGDMEG; encoded by the exons ATGGCCGAAGCTTCCGACTCATCCAAGCGACCTCGTTCGCCGACTCCACCTCTCAACGCGGAGAACGATGTCGTTCCTCAAACCGATGCTGACGAGGTTCAAGAACCGCCATCAAAGAAGGCTCACGTCGAGGTCAAATCCGTGGCCAAGGTCGAGATAGATCCAGAGGAGGCCATGTTCAATCTGCAATCGCAGTCTGACGATAAGAAAAAGAAGACGTGGGGCAGGGGGCAAGGCTATGGCAATggagggaaaggcaagggcaaagagaaggataCCAACGTCAAATTCGAGCGAAGGAATAACGATTGGACACCtagggagaagaaggaaggggaagaaggtggagctAGACTACCGAAACGAAGATGTGCTTTACTTGTAGG ATATTGCGGTACCGGATACTCTGGTATGCAGAT ACAAACGCACGGGTCAAGGACGATTGAGGGGGATGTCTTTGAGGCGTTGGTCAAAGCAGGAGCTATCTCAGCGGACAATGCGAACGATCATCGTAAATCCGATGTAGCCCGAGCTGCTCGGACTGATGCAGGTGTTCATGCCGCTGGAAACTG TATCTCTCTCAAAATGATTGTGAAACCACCTTTACCCGAGGGATTCAAGACCCTCGCTGAATACGTCAACTCGATATTACCGGATCAAATAAGGATGTGGGGTTTCGTACGAACCGTCAAATCATTCAACGCCAGAAC TGCGGCCGATTCAAGGATATACGAAtacctccttccttcctatTGTCTTCTCCCACCTGGGCGAACCGATCCGCTGGGTAAACGACTGGACAAGTCCAGTCCAGGATGGAGAGATCTGCTGGGCAAAGAAGCCGTCGAATTTGTCGATGCAGCTCCGTCcttcgacgatgaagaggaagatggcaAGATCAACCCGAAGAATCGAGGAGAATTCGAAAGGAGGCGAGGATGGAGGGTGGACAGTAAAACGCTGGAGAGGTTCAGGGACTTGATAGCTCAATACAAGGGTACACA CAACTTCCACAATTTCACCGTGGGAAAACCATTCAACGATCGAACGGTCAAGCGATTCATGATACGTCTCGAGGTGAAAGATCCGCAAGTATACGGCGATATCGAGTGGATCTCCGTTCAGATTCACGGACAAAGTTTCATGTTGCATCAAATT CGAAAAATGATCTCGATGGCGATGTTAGCGTGTCGAACAGCCTCTCCGCCTTCGCTGATACCTGAGACCTTTG GTCCGAAGCGAATCCATGTGCCTAAAGCTCCACCCCTTGGTTTACTGCTTGAAGCTCCTCAGTTCGGGGTATACAATCACCGAATTAGCACGAAAGCGAATGGGCTGCAGGACGACAGAGATCCGGTGAATTTCGGATTATACGCCGAGCTCATGCATGATTTCAAAGTTAAGTGGATCTACGAGAAACTCAGgcaagaggaattggagagTCATGT GTTCCATAAATGGATGCGACAGATGGACTGTTCAATGTCTAACGGATTAGCTTtcttgaa TACGCAAGGTATCATACCTCCCGAAGCGGACTTATCTAAAGGCGCTAAAGAAGCTCGTAAagcggctgctgctgcatcAGCCGCCAAGGATAATGGCGAAGGCGGAGTCGAAGGCGCGGAGACcaaggaggaggtggaggaggatatggatagtgaagatgaagaagttgataTGGAAGCGCTTAAACGGGGTGATATGGAAGGATAG